The nucleotide sequence GAGATGAACCGAATCAATATCTGAATGGCAAGAGCAACTGTGTTAGCATAGCCTCAGTACCTTGGCAATTACTGGATCTGTTGCAATGCAACCTCGACTACATAGCTCATAGCCAGATTTCAAAACATTAACACTGAGGTGGGCCTTTCAATCTAACAACATAAATATTGTAAATGGGTCTAggtgtatttcctgttggagtGTTTGTTAATGCAGTAGCTGTCAGGGAGTAAACAGGGGCCAAAGCTGTTGGTCTAACAACAAAACAGCCATGACCAGCCTATAACATAATCATAAAGTGTGTTTAAAGTAGCTGTGACATAACCCCAGGGAAAAAATAATGAACTGCAAAAAGATCAGGGTAACCTTGGTGTTGTACAAATGAGATTATTATTAGGAAACATTACCTGTGGGAAAAGAGAGCATCGCAGATAAACCCAGGAGAAACACAGCCAAGCATAATAACACCAACACTTACAACAGCGGTGATTATAATCACCTCTGTGTTGTGCAGCACAGATTAGCTTGTTAGTTAGCCTCTAGAGGTGTGCAGCATTCAGGTAGAAAATACAGCACAGAGCCGGGCGGTATGTcttaccaccaccaccaccaccaccaagaAACTTTTGAAAAGAAATGAACAAGTATTGATGTGTCACAAGATGACACCAAACCTGCAGACAAGCCAACAAGGACTTAAAATAGGGCTTCAATGATATATATTTTCAGGCCTGTGTTTCCTCAGTGCAGGGATCGTATAATAACAGAATTAAGATATCTTATATAATACATGTTATCAAatacactgcagtctgttttcCCAAGGTATTTCCAAGGTCAAACATAGACTTCCACGCTCATGCTGCACCCTAATCATACAGGAGGTGGAAGTCACTGATGgaatgatatatatttttataaaaagGCCATATATCAGATATATCATTAAGCCCTACTTCAGTGTATCCCACTACAGAGCTCACTAACCTAATATCCAAACCCAAGCAAACCcaagccagcagcagaggaaacgACAGGTGCTAGAGAGCACTGAAGGACACCAGTCAGCGTGAACCTGGAATGCGACGTGCGAATGCCCCAAAGCCCGATCCAGTCCTGACCTACCCTGGATGGGACTGCAGGCTGCCGTCTGTCCTGCGTTGAGAGCTGAGTGAGGGTCATCCTCCAGCAGCCTGTACAGTGTGTCTTTCCCTTCTCCAAAACTGCCATCCTGCTGCCCACAGCTGCGCACAATGACCATGTACTTCTTCTGCAACAATGCTTGGCCGGTACTAGAGGCCTCAGCCCTGGCTAGCACACACATGGCCACAGTGAGGAGTTCACAGGTGAAGTCAATGACCTTCCAGATTTGTTCCTTTAATTTGTACAAAAGCTGACACAACACTGGGTGCCTGTTTCACTGCAGGTCTACAGCCTTACTTACCCATGCCCTTCTCTTTCTGCAGCCAGTCAACCAGCTGATCACCCGAGAAGCTCTTTTTGTACACTGTCAGTCCCCTCCTATGACTGCCAATCACATTGCCATGTTTGAGGTCCTCTACCAGGTCTGCCAACTCATCCCTCTCACACATAAACTCTGCGAGAGCAGGAATATGCCAAGCCACAcatggacaaacacacaaatacacacatgttcATACCCGCAATTATGAAGGAATATCTGCAGTCCGGCTTGTGTGTAAAAAATGTATCTGGTTGCTGGGAAACGTAGCACCTGGGTCAATGCTTATTATTCAGTATGGTTGATTTACATTTCTCAGAAAGAGGCCAGACACCAAAGCAACAAATTACTCACTGTATATGTAAGGACAGTTTAACTTGGATAAAAATATGGCATGTCTGttagaaatcattttttaaagtcCATAAAAATCCAtaaacacagattaaaaaaaaataacattaattttgttgccatttttacatATTAAATGTTTAAGGGATGTCAGAGCTAATACACATGTTGTCAACAGGCAAAATCCTCAAGTATGtccatttattttcatctaAAATCCAGACAAAACAGAATTGAATCTATGTGGGTTGTTTAGACTGACAACAACTGAGTGTTTGTTTAGCACTACATTAACACTGGGCTGCACAGTGGCCTATATGCACCCCGTAGCAGCCCAAAGCTGGCCAGTATTGCTAAAACAACATCCAGTGTAGTATCAAATAAGATATCATAAAGACTGTTGAGGGGGCAGGGACTAATTAAATAAACACTTTAGCATAATGATAGAAATATGAGGGACATAATTCCTTATTTGGAGGCAAAACTGAATTAAACATTTCTCCACAAAAGGCTGTGTAAGCACCCCTTTGGATAGACTTTGTTGACACAGTAGGGAGTTTAATAATCACATATAATGAGGCAGCCTGGTGCTGCAGGGCTCATCCAGAGTATCAAGTTTCCTGTATCAACTGTCAGTGTTGGCGATAGGGGCAGGAGATGAGCGTGGGCACACCATATCCGTACATGCCAGCACTAGTTTTACACTATAATTCTAACTATAGTTCATCTGAGTCAATGCCTCACATTAGGGAGGTTTTCCCCCAGTGGGGTGATTAATGTCACCATTTCATAACCTATTTTTAAGCACTCTAAACCACATCTGAAACTAATCGTGCAAAATTAAGCAATTTATCCACCCCGATCCTCGAAAAAAAGGGACTATACAATAATAGTTAGACACACTATGAACTGTGCATTAAGAACAGGTTAAGGACAGGACATTGGGATTAAATTTTTCTGCACCAACACGTGAAGGCAACAAAGTGATCTGGAAGAAGCAAAAACCCTTTACTTTCTTCCAGACCATTAAATTCCTCACCTCCATCAGTCTCCCCAGCTGTCTCCTCTTGCTGGTTCTCCTCTGGTAGTGGTGGAGCATCTGCTGGAAGAGGCTCTTTCTTGACCAGATTCACCAACCTCTGCAGCTCCTCAGGAGCCTGGAGGCGTGACACAGATTGACACATGCATACAAGTCTCgacacaatttaaaataataatagatgCAATTAGGATTTTTTTCGACACATTACATTAAGTTAATTAGTCACTTAGGGAAGTAGTATCTTTAGGCGTTTTTATTCCTTCTCACCAATTTCTGTAGGTCGTCGTTGCCCCCAACGTGAATGTTGTTAAAGAAGATCTGAGGGACTGAGGTGCGTCCTGTCAGCTCCTTCACCCTGGCTCGTAGCTCTGGATGCCTCCCCACATCCACGTCACATACCGGTACTCCCAGACGCCCCAGGGTGGCTTTAGCCTGCACACAGTGCGGGCACCCCTGGATGGAGTACACTGTTACCCGGCCCAGAGCGCTGCCCTCAACCTCCTCCATCTGCAGCAATGATGGAAAGACAAGAGGGCAAAGAGTTTTAAGTTGAAGCCTTCCAGAAAAAGTTGGCTGAGCTCCATGTTTTTCTCACCAACATCAAGTTTTACATGTATGCAAATTTACCTAAAAACTGTTCTTACCTTATGTTCCTTTTTCTGCGCTTGGCTACTGAGTGAGTGTGAACTACACAATAGGTGCTTCATCCGACACATTATAACTATGTTCAGTTCCTATTTTACATGAATCATTGAATGCACCTTTTGGCCTAAATGAAGCTTTAAACTCCTGCCCTTCTATGGGTCAGCAGGTGGTTTCACATGTTCACTGAGAGAGTTCATATAATCATACATGCACAAAAGTTTGGGAGCAAACATGTGAGACTACTTTTGTGTACATATAAACAGTCATGAAAAACACCTCTATTTTTCTACCTTAGATGAGATATTGCACATGCAAGCATTTCTGGTCTTTATACTACCTGAAAAAGGAATTGTTTTCTCTTTGCTACACACACAGTGGTGACACTGATAGTTTAATTCAGATGAACTGGTTCCAGTTTTGGGTGTTTACTTTAGGGCTCGTGTTTTGTGTGTCGCCAATGAAGGTGGCAGTTCTCCAAATGCTTTTGCACAATACTGAAGGAATCAAGTTCTTGTCCTCAACTTTCTGTACACTGAATGATATCAAATTGCAGTTTACAGTGGTGGTCTTCTGGCCAGTGAAGGGATTTAAACCAGCAGTCTCACAGTCCCGGATAATTCAAGAGAGGTGATTATGAGGAATTGAGGAACTTTTTCCCCCCCTCTCTTGGCACAATTTCCTCTCAGCTAATTTCTAAACATTTCCTTGTGTTGAAAGCAGGCCAATGCAATGTGTATTTCAACTGTGTGAAATGTTAGTAACTGACTTTGCATGAAGTTTAGCAATGACAGTGTTCCTCATTCTTTGTGACAAGGCTTTAAGCCAGCAGTCAGTCAATATTAGTCTGGGCTTATCAGTGCTGGATCAAACCACACCTCATGCTGATGCTTATAAATAGGTCAAGGTAGTTTATACACCAGTTTCACAACTTATTTGCCTTCCTTTCTGAAGTAATAAAGCAGTTCAATTTTTAAATTTGAGAATTGGTTTAGCACTATTTTCCACATGCAACTCTCTAACTCAGATACTGAATAGTAATAACTTCTTCCAAATGTTGATGGGAGATGACTGCAGATAAACAATGTACTAAACCTAGAGATTGTTAACCCGAATTGTAGAGTGACATTTACTGTCTTAGGAAAAGTAAAAATTTAAGGGGTTTAGACCATTACcaacaagctaggctaacctTATCTTAAATCCCAAAAGTTTTTAATGGAGTTCGGCACGGGTAATGTAATGCATGTTTGTTTCAATAACTAAAAAGCATTATAACCGACATATCTATCAAGAGTGAATAAATAATTACACAACTCGTTTAGTGACATGTGTGTAACACTTTTCACCGCTGGATATAGCTTTAACCGTATAACGTTAATGACTAGAGAATGACGTTAACAAGCTAATGTGGATATATTAGCAAATGATAATAACTGCGTTACCTTTCAGCGTTTGACTCCCTCGCTTAATTCGGCTGTACAATTTAAAATCGCACAACTGCTCCCTTTAGTCCTGTTAATTAAAACATATTAGTTAATACGTATGTTAAGTATAACGCCAGCTGAGAGGTCGCTGATCTTGCAGGTAAATTACCCAGCTGCACTGGCAGGACATCATTGCGCAGGCTAGCCCATATTAGCTGCTTTAGTTAAGCTAGCTATCTTGTCTTCTGAGACGTTCAGGTGCTCCTCGTAAACTTAAAACTAAAGAGCGCTTGACTAGAAATCATATAATTTCACGGTTTGACATGACAGACGATGATTTTATCTGTCAACTCCATTCTGCCCTTTGGGACAGACCTTTAAAAAATGGGACAGACAGTACGTGACTGAGTAGCTACTTGGGGTTGTTTGTATGTATTTCAACCTGAGACTCCAATAATTCCCACAGCATTAAAGGCAGCTACTGGATGTACTGTCATACCGTGGCGGCAACCGTTGCTTCGCGCGGAACCATTCACAACTAACTCATGTTCCTGTACGGAGAAATCTCCAGTAGGACACGAATGGACGAAGAGGAGCAGATTTTCCTGTTTGGGAGTGTCGAAGATGTCAGGACTATCAGTTACAGAACGCGCTGGCTGTACAAAATTATTGAAGTTAATATCGAAAGAGGACTTATTGTCACTAAGTGACACGGTCACGAATAAAATGATAGTTGTGGAGAATGTTACAGGTATGTTTTCAATGTTTACCAGATAGCAAGGAGCAAGTAAGCTAGGATATCAGTAAGCGTTAAGCGTTAAATACATTCTGTTTTGTAACCGACATTTTTGACCTACTATGTTTTCTGACCCATTACCATACTCACTAAAAACCGTTACGTTATTTAGTGGTTAACGTTAAGGTGTTAAGGTGTTAAGGGCGGTGTCACGGACTCTGACAGAATTCAGTGTAGCACATTTTCCTATATTTCAACAGACTTAGCAAGCCAATGTCAAACATGCATTTCATGTAGCATAAATTGAAAGTTTGTACGAGCGGTTGTTAAAATATTCACTTCATTTTGTTCCACCAAAACACGTAACTTAGTGGGCGTGAACTAATTCCCGGAGGTTTTAGGAAAACGAAACTGTAAAGTAAGCTACCGTTAGGCTTCATATAGACAATACCTTAGTAATGAACTAAGATACTACATAAGAGTGAATTGCCTTTTAAATAAGGATATTGGCATGAGCTGACAATAGGGATTGCTGATGCTATTTCACTTTTGCCTGGAGGCATGTTCAGATAATAAAACAATCCAATTCTCTTACCCCTTATGCTCATTTGTTTCCACAGAGGCGATGGAAACAATTCTTTCCTTCTCTAAAAATGCTGAGGAGCTCCTGAAAAGGAAGAAAGTTCATCGTGACCTCATATTCAAGTACCTGGCCAAAGAAGGTGTGGCGATGCCTCCGAGCACCGACAAACACCAGCTGGTGAAAAGGACACTGCAGCTTTGGTCGTCTGGGAAGGTAGGGACAGGAGACAGGAGGTCAGGGGTGAGGGAAACTCCGTGTTTCAGTTCCAGGGAGAGAGGTAAATTAAACTCTGGGTCAGTTAATGACTAACCTGCTCGCTATCCAGGTTTCCTTTAAAAAACGCTGAGTTCCTCTCCGTCTCCTCCCCCTGACAGAGGCAGacacgctgtttcatttcctcctgTGATTCAGTCTGCATCAAAGCGCATTAATTAGCCGAGATTTACTATCTGTCACAATCAAAAACCTGGTTTGATATTAGCTTGTTACTCAGGACTATCTTAACTTCCTGGTTGTGTACGCTGCCAGTCGTACGCAGCATCAGGTTGTCCTCAGCTCAGATACAAACCtctgtatgtcctttttttatTACACTGAGGACAGCTGTCAGTTTGTTATAGCATTCCCACTAAAAtatttattgcacataatgtgtCATTTCAGTTTAAATTGTAAAAGTCGCtatgaagctttagacacgtaGGATCAATAAATAATCATCCCCATAACTTATGATGCGATTGCTGGCATTGATGGGACATAATTCCTAAAATCTTTGAggttaaatgttaatatttagAGTGAGCAGGATCGTGGTGCTGCTGAGCAAtgtgaacatgattttttttttttttaatagacaGTGTAGAGTCTGAACATGTTTCGTCAGCATCTCACTTACAATGTTTAAATTTACTGCCTTTGTTGCCatgtagctgaaataaagccACTGAATGCTCCACTGTAACCTTTTACTCAAGTGCAAATCACCAACCACGTTAATTCTGGATCCGATTACAATCACGTCTCTAGGCCTGTGtccttgatttttatttttataccttcaatttgttttgtttttatccctGTCACATCAAAGCTGACCAAActgatttttaaattgtaatgtaGACTGCAACCTAAATGATGAGTTATTGAACACCACTTTATGTGCTAATTTATCAACCCTTTGCCCTGCTCCGACTCAGGTtcttaaaacaataaatacatgtgCACAGTTCGTATACAGGACAATTAATAATATTTCtacatccactggattaaaGTGGAGTGTCTgccttttatttacctgttgccatggtgaatcatAGTATCAGACCTctattgatgatggcttttttcattcaCTGCACACATTCTCAACTCAGGGTGAACATACTCAGAACTGATTGGACAAATTGTGTTCAGCTGTACTGGAACCAGTATCAGATTtcatcaactcagagttcaggttCCGACCGGATTGTGACACTGAGTTAAGTTGTCAATAATTAGCTGTTGACAGCTTGTATTATTGAAATGTGTACTGAAAAGTAATCCAGACACAACTTGACCATGTGTTTGAATATACCAATAATGTCTCGTTTCTTTAAGGCCGTGGATGAGACCAGACAGAGACCGCCCACACAGACAGTATCCACAGACGAGAAGACTGGGGTGGACTTTGACCCCATGGTCCTTGGCCAGCAGTTCTGCCAGTGGTTCTTCCAACTCTTAAACAGTCAGAACCCCTCGCTGGGCCAGCCGCCTCAGGACTGGGGACCACAACACTTCTGGCCAGATGCAAAACTACGCCTCCTCTCTAAGTAAGAATGCCATTAacagaacattaatttgaaTTAAGCTACTGGTAGTTTTGGGCAGGACTTTGTAACACCAATTGTCTATTTTTTCTACAAACCAAGTGTCATCATAACAATTTGATAATGTGATAAGCACCAAAAAATTGTACATGTACAGTAGGAGCTTAAACTAGACCTGTATTTTACACAGTAAaaacagttacagttacagctaaTTTGGGAAAAATAGCCCAAAACTAAACTGTGCTGACAGAgctgtgtctgtctttctcaGAGCTGGCAATGAGCAGATGGAGGAGTTCCTGGGCGCTGAACTGGTTAACCTTCGTCTCCTGGCCTTGACCAGGGAAGAGCGCCTCTTTCTCAGCCCCAACCTGGAGTCTCATGGTCTCAGGACGCTGGCCTCCCCCCATGGCCTGGTTCTGGTGGCGGTAGCCGGGACCATCCACAGAGACGGAGCCTGTCTGGGCATCTTTGAGAAAATATTTGGCCTCATCCACTCCCCGCTGGAGAACAACAGCTGGAAGATTAAGTTTGTCAACCTGAAGATCAGAGGGCAGGATGCTTTGGGTGGGACAGAGGTGGTGGCACCTGCCTTGAATTATAACTCCACTGAATTGCAGCTTCTCTGCAGTTGATGCCACTccttatttcatattatttccCCAGGGAATGCTTGACTGTGCATGCCCTCTTGTTACTCATCTAACTTGCCCAAACAACCTGAGATCAGGACTGGTGACATAACTGGCACAAACCCCTTTCTTAAGTTATGTAAATCAGTCATGTCAGGACTGTACTGGTGGTGGACACTGTTGCATCTCGGTACGTCACTGATGTAACATCTAAACAGGACAAAGCTTTGGAAAAAGCTCTCGTAttgttttctctgctgcttCTTGTTGTGGGAACATTTTGCTTCAGACATACTGTACCTTGATGCAAGGCAAGTTTTGCTTTTGCATCCTGTGCCTTATTTTAGATAACATGTAAATACAGATATGGATGTGCTCTTGTAAATGTGTATCATATCAGATATAATGATTATATTGCTGTGCTCTACAATGACAACTAGGTCACTACTTGCGAACATAAAGATATTGTGTTTTATTCACATGATAATACTAAGTCAATTAAAATTGATTTTGAATGCTATCTAAGATGGCGGTGCTTTTATGTGAGGAGTAAAGGTCAGCCCTTAATGTGTACACATGTTACAAATTAGTATTATGTCAACCAAGCTCATAAAGCGAGCGTAATCATGCACAGGTCTAATATGGGTGTATCTCAATGTCTAATATCTGAGCAGCAAACAGATGGAGGAGTTCCCTGGGTGCTGAACTGGCTGGCCCCATGGCCTCGGGGTGCTGGCCTACCTCCATGGCGTGGTGCTGGTGGCTGTATATCAAAATATGTACAGCAGTATTTGAaatctcatttttattttatagcacATCATACATTTAAATGCTGGGGATAAACATGTACCTGCGTTGAAACCGTGCGATGCAGTATACACATTGTGCCAAATCACTTGTGAGCAACCCATGTACAGTGAGTTATCCTGTGACTCCCAGCAGTACAGGATAGCGTATAATTCTTACAACATTTTGCATTTCGATAGCATAGTGCACAGATGTGGGGAGAACGGCAGCCTAGTTGTTAagtgcttgtttgttttctgtgtgttctATTTATCCTGGGGCGCAGCgtaatttggcacaaaatttGCCTGATGGATGTAAGTCTCATTCGGCCTCAACCAAAACAGAACAGAGGATTACTTCGAATTACTTTGCTTGTTCATACGGAGGCCAGATGCTGCGCAGCCCCGAGGCTCAGAGCTAAGTGTCAACTGGCCCCCGGAAAATCGGTGTGATCGCTTCATTCATGGAAGTATTGTCAGGATGAATGGATCCCTTTGTCTTAGAAAGTCCAAGCTTTTCAGACAGATGTGATGCTCGGTGTTCATCACAGTATTTTACTGTGACTTCCACACCTCATACACCAGCAGCATGTGTACATTGTGAATATACCTTAACCTGGCAGCTCTGTCCCAAAATGTGGGAATGGGCGGATATTATATGCAAGTATTCAATCCCCGTACTTTCCTTCGGCAGCCGTGATTGCAGATGTCATGACAGCCTGAAAGCCTCCCACACCACACTGGAATGGTTTCTCTGGGTGGTCAGACatctgatataaaaataaacacattcacTAGCTGTGGTCAGGAAGGAAACCTCCATCATATATGACATTTTATTCTTTACTGGCCAACATGACATATGACATGCAGATGTATGGGTCAGCCTTTCTTGCCACAGCTACAATTTTGCATATTGCTGTAGGAAGGGAAGAAACACAGCAGGTCTGTCTTCACTGCCTCATACAGGACTGAAATCAGAAAGATCAGGGTGATGAGAGTAAGGGCCAGGAGAGGATACAGCGTCTTCGTCATTAACAAAGGACCTCAGTGTACTGTAAAACAGCCGAGCAACAACAGATGGGAGGCCTTGGGAGACTTCATCATCTTTGAAAATACAGGATTTATCACCATAGCAGCGTTTCCTGGTATTTTTAGCCCGATTCAGCTGAACAATACAGCATTTTCATTGATATAGTAAACAATATAAGCCCTGTTAattgcacaaaacaaaataattaagcTAAAATGCACTTCACATGCTCCAAATTGACTCCTTTTCCAGCGATTCTACTCCGTCATCCTCGTCAGGGCGCACAGGGCCTGGTGGGGCACAGACTACGCCACTATGACTCTGTGGCTTTGGTGGGAAATGTTACATGTGGGAAATTATTCTTGGCAGCTGCTTTCAAAGGCCCCTGGAATAGTTAATATCTGTGACTGTATGGGTCGGAGCCGCATGGCCCTTTGTGCTTTACTGGGCCATAGTTGTGGTCGAGGGGAAACCGCTGCAgccattgatctcagcctgttcACCTCTCAGAAAGAATAATAACAAGCTGCTCGCCTTCTGTCTTTATGGCACTTGGCTTCTCTGCTGTTTAATAAGCGGTTTGGCCACGGGCGCAGCTCTGACGCACGGGTTCAAAAATACCGCGGCAGTGGCGTCTGGTGagggttttgactttttttttttttttgctccccTCCTGTAATAGGGAAGTGTGTTTCTCATAAAGAAACATGCTAAAACTTAGATCTATGGCTCTTTGAAATAGCTAACGGGTGGTGAACCATGGACTGCTGCTTTAATTGTCCATCCAtttcccccccccccatctTTTACTTTGATTGGACGTTAGGTTTGCTCTTAGAAACAGCCTTATTAGCTTCTCAAAGATTACTTTATTAAACGCTTCATGCTGCAGCCATTTTTCACTCTCTGACAAGCTGATGGCTTTACAGAGCCATTAATgccaaagtgtattttttttaatgtctgcaGCAGTAATTCTTAAAGCAGGGCCCAGGGACACCCAGGTTTTCTCAGGGACTTCAAGGAGTCCTTGAAATGGAATAAGCCTCTTATTGATAGTGTTGATTAAGTAGAAATGATCCCAAATACACCAAATGATTGTCTACAATAAGACCTATAGTGTCACTTTCACTATTAACTTCCACCTTTTTAAATAGACATTTACTCATATGGGTTTGTTTTAGCCACATAATGTCCTTATGTGactgaaacaaaaaatataagttgatatttcctctctgctgctcactgATGCGTCAATATGACTTGACCTCATGACAACATGAGGCCAGAAGAGGGCAGACAAGCTACACCAGACAGAGGAAAGACTTTGATCCCTGGCCAAGAGAGGAgttggaggtggtggtggtgggggggatCCTTTTAACACTATTACGTGAGGAAACTCATCAATTCCTCCGAGCAATCTGAGTGAGCTGATGTTACCAGGCAATTTCTATCCGGCCACTGCCATGAGGAAAACTGTAAATTCTTCCAGTTTGAATTGTCCTCCATTAAAGTAATGGGCTTCTAAAAGAGAGACACGTTAAACTGTTGCCTTTCATAGGCACAAGAGCACGTATTTCACG is from Epinephelus moara isolate mb chromosome 7, YSFRI_EMoa_1.0, whole genome shotgun sequence and encodes:
- the c7h3orf38 gene encoding uncharacterized protein C3orf38 homolog, coding for MSGLSVTERAGCTKLLKLISKEDLLSLSDTVTNKMIVVENVTEAMETILSFSKNAEELLKRKKVHRDLIFKYLAKEGVAMPPSTDKHQLVKRTLQLWSSGKAVDETRQRPPTQTVSTDEKTGVDFDPMVLGQQFCQWFFQLLNSQNPSLGQPPQDWGPQHFWPDAKLRLLSKAGNEQMEEFLGAELVNLRLLALTREERLFLSPNLESHGLRTLASPHGLVLVAVAGTIHRDGACLGIFEKIFGLIHSPLENNSWKIKFVNLKIRGQDALGGTEVVAPALNYNSTELQLLCS